DNA from Kogia breviceps isolate mKogBre1 chromosome 3, mKogBre1 haplotype 1, whole genome shotgun sequence:
AAAACCTATACAAATTGAGACTgtaagaaaagaggaagggacgaagggagagctggggagggggcaagTCATCACAAACAAGCCTGCCTGAATGCATCCTTTTGACCCTGACCACCAAATTGAACCCAAGGTTCCTCCTACCTTTTCCTGAATGTACAGGTATGCTAGAGAGGCCTAACGCTCCATACTTGTGGCCATTTTGTAAGCTAAAGAAAGAGATGAGAAGCAAATTTCCTCATCTGGGTGGAGTATCGACGTCATCTGGGACAACTGAAAGATGCCTGAAGCCTGGGGAGGGCCTCTGTTCTTGTTTTCAAGGAAAGAAGAGCCCCAGTTAAAAGTGACTGCCCCCACCTGGGCATCCCCCTCTGGCCTTTCTATAAAACTCATTGTATTGAGAAGAATGGGGGATACAGAGGAAATATTTGTGCAATTGCCTCCAGAAACCACACCCCTCGTCCTGACCCTCAGTGGAGCCACTCTCTAGAGTGGAGGATGGGATCTTCTCCCACTGGTCTGGTATTCATTGCCTGACAGGTGAGTTCGGCATGAGGCTTGAGAACACTCAACTTGTGGCTTGGTCTAGAAGGTCCCAGGCTTAGGCTCTGAGGAGAATTTCCACAAGAGAGGATACAGAGATTCCAGAAGAAACTCAGCTTAGTCAAACACTATCAATTTACTGAGACATAAAGATAACTGGAAAGCCCCAAGGAGAGAGATTTCATTTCAGAGAAACAGATGGTATGATCACTTGGTCCCGTGATACAAATAGATCTAAGAGAAGCAGGCTGAATGGCGCTGTGGCCAGAGGGACTGGGAGAGAATAGAGTTGAAGAACAGTACATTCTGATTGAGAGAGTGCTGGCTGGGAGTTGGGAGACCGGGGACCAGTTCCTGTGCAGAACACGCCACATGGCTGTGTTGGTCACTACCTAGCCTTGTAGTTTTAATGGTTAGTGTCTATCAGTGTATTTCAAAACTTTTCTTTCTACAGTCATGAATATTTTCCTTAAGTAAAATTTGGACACATgccaaatatttaaaacagatgcACAGCTCTGATTAAATGGTGTGGGGTGGAGGTttgatctctttcttttctttcccttctaggCAGTTCCACAATTTGAAAACCATGAGACATGATGAAACTCGATTGACAAACAGCTGGTCTACCAGAGCCATCCTGCAGACCATAGGGCACTTGCTGTTTTATCTGgtctgggtcttttgtctccatcagGATGTGGGTTGTCTTTCCCCACAGGGATTTGGTGTGGATCGTTTCCTCCTCCGTGATGTTTTGGGCACCATGCTTCACAGCTATTTGTGGTAGAAAATGTGAGGTGGGTGCACTCATACCTGGCTGTCATTAGTCATCTGGTCTCTCCTTGCTTGGGAATTTGAAGTCTCAGTGATGACTGTCATGTCAGCAAAGGCTTTCACTCTCCAGTGTGAACACCTGGAGGTGAGGTCATTCAGGCCATATCAGAGGCTGGCTACGACTGAAACACATACTAATAGTCAACTTTGTAATTGTACACTCAAGCACTAACATGACAAATTTTCTGGATTTTCGAAATGATATAGAACTTTTCTATATCAAAACAGTGAATCATACTGTAGCCAGAGAAAATTATACTTCTGGAAATTCAGTGGAAACTTTAAAACATCATCATAATAGGGTATCAGTCTAATGGGGTATTTAGTTGTTCTGGGGGTCATGCCAACGAAAATCTTGAAATGGTTCATAATGTACTTGGAAGATTTCACCCACTTCTGAGAGTTTTTTCACATTTCTATAAGAAAGACATTTCCTTAGGCAGTCCTGGGCTGCCCTCTCTTCTCCAACCTGAGGGTCAGGTGGCTTTCCCCTGGGGCACCCACCATTTCCCAGACAAACTCAGACAACCATTATCAAGTTTACCAGACCTCACTTCTGTGATGTTGCTATAGTTATGACAAACAGCCAGTGGCTAGCTTCTCCTGACTCTGATGCTCTGCCCCAGGGCACAGGCACCAGGCCTCTGGGGGACTGGAAGTCTGCCTGAGCTACGGGGTCAGGAGAGAAGTTCCCGGTGGGATTTCTGTCCATGACCTTGCCACGGTTTTGTGACTTTCCAGACAAGTCAGTAGGGCTTCCGAGGCACAGAGGTGGAAAGTGGAGAAAGAAAGTGGGAGGAGTTGTGCTCTTTTACTCTAGTTTTTAGTGTGCAAAACGCTTTCTTGCCAAAGCTCTGCTGCTGAGGTTTACTTATCAGGGGAGGATGCTGAGCTGTGAGAGGCGGTGGAACTGGCTTCTGGGATGGTCATGTAGGGAACTGTCCTCTGGAGGTGAGCACGGTGAGGTCTGTAGAAACATTTCCAGCAGGGCCGCTGGAGGCAGAGAGCTGCCTGGGAAGTGCTGACTGGCAGggagaggctcagaggagaggtGGGTCTGCCCTGGGAGTTTCCTGGGGACTGAGTCCCGACCTGGGTGGTGCTCTGGGGCTCTAAGCAAATGTCACAGAGAGGAAGGGCTGGACGAGGGCTCTTCCACAGCTCTcagctctctcctcccctctccatcGTCAAGTATTctttccacctgccaatgcaaacATTTAACAATGAGACTGTTTTCCCCCAGAACATACAAGCAAGAGAGAATTCCTGTGGGTAGGTGGTAGCAAATATAGGAAAAATGACTGAGTAATTTCAAAGATGTATTATTGATTAAAATTTTGTTGATAAATGACTTACACTGAATGTTAGGCAAATGACTTTCTGGCAAGAAATAGCTATAAAAGAATGATCAAATTTACCAGAGCATTTCCGCATATCACTTGCTTTGATATGTGTTCAGTGATTCTTCAAGATTATGGAAACTGCAAAAATTCAGGTGGGAAATGTCACACTGCGAGGAGTAATTACCATCTTGATGAACATAGAAGAACTTCCCAGCTGAATTTTTACAGTTACCTTGACGTGTTAAAAGCACGGTTTTAAATTATGTGACTTCAGAAATCTATTATTGAGTATAATACTGATGTATCAGTCATAAGCTAATCTTTAGTATAAAGTGAAGTTATTTTAGCCAAcatattgtattgtattgtataatTTTAGAGTAACGAAACCAGAAGGAGACCCTCATCACATTGAAAATGAGAACACTGGTCTAGAGTACAGTCAGGGCTGGTATGGGAAAAGGTTTCAGAAACTCTGGCTGTCcatagacacttgggttgctcaCAtctcttggccattgtgaatagcGCAGCTTTGATATGGGTGTTTTGttagatatttttaagaaagtaaaactttttttttctttcttctaatactcgtatggtttgattttttttttttaatatttaggtctttgaccctATCTGAGTGTTATTTTGGATTATGATGAGAAGTGTGGACCCAACTTTATCTGTTTTCCCCAAtgattctctattttgtttcagTGTCTTCTATTAAAAGTTAATTGTTTCTCAGTGATTTGAGAATGGTTTACCATATGTTAAACTGGGCCTTGTATGGAATTTCATATGGAATTTCAATTCTCCCTTTGGTCTGCCTGTCCTACCCATGCCAAGGGCACACCGTTTGGGGGTACACTTTAATACCTAAAGGAGAGAGTCTGTGGTAGGGTGGAGAATAAGGAGCCTTACTCTGGGGAGAGATAGGTCCTTCCATCACTCCCCAGAGCGGGTGGAGGggagatggagggatggatggccTGGAGGAGAGAAGCAGCTCACCCTGACTCCCAGGATGGTGGGTGGGGACGGGGATTCACTTGTCCTGGGGAAGAGACCCCATTTCCCCGGAGGAGCTCACACTCAGTCCTGGCGCACATTTGCTGTGTACTGAATCATGTTTAATGAAGAAATGAGAAATCGGTTATTTCCACTCTAGATGTGGATGTTTATTAAGGCTCTGGGAACCGCCCTGGATCTGGGCTCTGCCCCAGAGAAGGGGAGTCAGTGACAGGGGGTGTCACTCCAGCCCCCACTCTTGGAAATGTCTCATCGTTCTCCGTATCCAGGGCAGGAAGCTGGAAATCCTGGTGAAGACTGCTGGAGGAGTCCCAATGCTGTTTCCGTAGGAGACGATGCCCTGGGCCACGTTGTTACACACAAGGGGGCCACCGGAGTCTCCCTGTGGGCAGCCAGAGGAAGGGACACTAAGCCGGGCCTCCATTCTCCAGGCCTCCCCGCTCCTGCAGCCCTAAGGCCCGCCCTCAGAGAAGACAGGTATGGGTGGGCTCCTCCCACTGCTGGCTGTGTGTAAGACGGGAGAGGGAGGGCAAGCAGAAGTCAagcttctggaattttccatcaCTGGACTTCAGCCCTGGCTATGGTTATTCTCCAGAACGACCCAGGTCAAGGTACCTTCACCGGCCCCAGGAAAACGCGGCACATGTACGTCCTGTGTCTGGTGCACCTGCTATTCCCCCAGAGACCGGATTGATGGGGAAAAGTCCCCCACCTCACTCTGGTCTGGCCCCAGACTGAGGCCATGGGGATGTAGTCTGTCCCCACTGCCCAGTCTGCCCACGTCCCTTTGTCTCGGACAGTGTCGGCAGATGCCCGTGGTCTTACCAAGAAGGCGGATTTCCCCTCTCTTGGGTCGCCCACACAAATCTGTGTTCGGCCGGTGTACAACATGAAGCGTCTCCTGCACTCCTCACCCCTCTGCACTCTGATCCATACATCCTGGAGCATGTCTGTTCTCCTGTTCAGGCCGACAAGGCCCCAGCCGGCCACAGTGCACAGGGTCCCAGGACTCAGCCTGCTGTGGGTCTGAGGCAGAGCCACCGGCCTCACAGCTCGATTACGTCTTACCCTGCTCCTCAGCTGGCAGGAAGCATGCAGGCACTCAGGGACTGTCTCTGCCGTGCTCGCCCCACGCCCACCACCACCCTGGGAGTCTGCTCGGCTTCCCCCTCCCTGGTCCCCCAAGCTGGGAGGGAGCCGCCCGGGTGAAGAACCAGAGAGTCAGTACCTGCAGTAACATGATGTCATTCCAGTTGTTCTGCGGATTGTacctggggtgggggatggctcTGAGCACCGGTATGCGCTGCTGAGTCCTTTCCAACCTCCTGACGTTGTGGGCCCCCAGGATGACATTTATCTGGCTGCAAAGGAAAGGGAGCCTAGAGGTAGGTCTGAGCTGCAGGAACTGCAGTCCCCGATGCAGGCCACGTGACAGCCCGGGGTGGCGAGACCTCAGCCAAGGGAACGTGGGGACAGGAGGGCTCTGGGACTGGGCTCTATGCCGTTGGTCTCCACAGCCTTGAGCTGGGGGTGGCAGGAAACCCAGCGACCTTATATCTGGCCTCCCCTACAATATAAAAGGAGCTTGAATTCATAGTTTGAGCCCCAATGCGTGCCTTCCATCTCCCCATCTTGCTTCTTCTGATCAGGTCCTCCTTTCTCCCCATTTACACTGGCCTGCTCCCTGCTCCCCGAGCCCTACCTGCTCTTTTTTCACCCCTTAATAGCTAGAACGCTGCTTTCAATGGCTCCTCTCATGAAATCTTCTGGACCTGCTTTGCTGGTGCCCAGAAGCCCCTTAGTGCCTCACCTTCCCAAGCAGTGAGCTGCTGTCACCACGAAGTCTTCTCGCACCAGGAACCCCCCACAAGTTTTCAGACCTGGAGTTCGGATCTGAACATATGCCATGTAAGGGTGGGAATGGGGCCTGGCCTCTTGGCCTCCGATGATCTGCCCTGGAAGGAAGCATTAGGCACTTATCTCTGCACTGACAGGTGTGTGGGCTGCGGCTTGGTGGCTCCAGAAAGGTTAGAAGATGGTGAGGCAGGAGAGGTGCTGCAGGGGCCGGAGAAGCTGGTGGTTCATGAGAACTGGGTCTGCAGGGCACCAGCCTTGAGGGAGGCTCCAGGATTCTGCAGGAAACGCTGCTGGCTCCCCAtcccagcctcagctccctcTCACCTCCCCACGAGGCACGGCCAGCTGCAGCCTCCCATAATGAGGAAGGTTCCTCTGCTGTGGGGATGGCAAATCCAGAGCCCTCTGAGCAGCCTCTCCCTGAAGTCCCATGGTACCTTCTTCCTCAGGGAGCCTCCCAGATCCCTGTGAGTCCAGCTCATGGCCAGCTCATGAATTTAAGGCTCTAAGGATGAGCTGGCGGGCCTGCTGTTGCTGTATCTTTATCTCCTAGGCTCTGCCACAGGAGCTGCGGAATGAGTTCGGAGAGCACGTTTATATCGCAAGTAGTACGTGCCGGGACGACTCCAAGAACTTTATGTACACTAAGTCATTTAACTCTCATGTCAACTCTCTGAGGTAGGCCTGATATaattcctgttttatagatgatgaagCTGAGGAACTCTGAACTCACACAAGCTGCACAATGAGACAGGGTTAGGAAGCGCCTGagtggtctggctccagagtctatgGGATGGGGGTCGGCCTCTGAGGATGGGGACGGTCACTCACCTGCCCTAGCCCTGGGGGGCAGGAGAAGGACCACCAGGAGCAGGAGTGGCCGCATCTTCCTGGGAAGTCTGCCCAGCCAGTTGCTGCTGGTGCTTCCTCCTGCCAGACTTTGAGCCcctgaaagaggaaggaagggtgagggtgggggcttGAGAATTCGCATTAGCATTCTCCTGCTGCTGTGATAGGTTTCATCACCCAAGGCTGCCCAAGAGGCTTTCCCACTAACTGCCAGTGATCTGGGGGAAGACAGTAAGCCAAGCCTTCAGCGCAATATCCCGCACAGCTGCTGAGTCAGTGCTGGCCGCGGAAATGGGAAGCCAGGGCAACAGGGATGGGGACTGGGTCACTGTGTCCCAGAACCTGAAACCCACCTAATTCAATAATCCCTACAAGCCTCAGAGCTGGGAGCTGTCTgctgcctccttcctctccctcaggGACTGGAGCCAGCATGTCTTCACCCTTTGGTCTTAGCCCCCTGTTGAGACCCTTGCTGCTCCCATTTCTTTCTAGAAGTTGTCATGCACATTGAGTAGCTCTCTCTCCTGAGTGTGTGGAGGACACTgccagagaaaggaaagggaagaatgagGCTCTGCCACTGACCATTACGCTCTCAGGTCACTTGAGCCCCAGCAAACTCTCAGTGAAATCTTGACACTGTGGACGACTTCTGTTTTCCTGCTTCCTACTCAAGGCGAAGGCCTTTATGTTCCAGAAGGTTCTCTGCATGCAGAAAAGGCCTAGTGACTTGATTTTGTTGCAAGCCATAAGACCCTGGTGGAAAAACATCTCAGATCCTATTCATCCATGGTGTAAGAGTCCCATCAACGTAATCCCATCTCTGCCCCGGGGGTGATAGCTTCTAAGAAGGAGGTACGTCACTGCTCTGCTTCCTGTAACACATGAAGAAGTGGACCCAGGCATTCATCATTGAGAGAAAGGCACGGCAGAGTCCTGCAGAGTAACACGGGGGGCTGTGAGACACTCTTAAAAATACTTAGAAGACTGTGTTGGCACAGAAAAACATTATAGTATGGTAAAAGTTTTGCAAAAGTATCAGAATTGAAAACTAATACAATTCTCTGTCTTCTATGGATTATGATAACCCActtgaaaatgttataaaagtTAAGGATCCTCtccctatatataaatatacacaggCTATAGCTTATTTTCAGAGCTGCCAAGAACTTAATCCTTCCTCTAATGCACGGTTtatgactgcaacctcatgaaaTTTCTTCATGCAACTGAAA
Protein-coding regions in this window:
- the LOC131753330 gene encoding cathepsin G-like, producing the protein MRPLLLLVVLLLPPRARAGQIIGGQEARPHSHPYMAYVQIRTPGLKTCGGFLVREDFVVTAAHCLGSQINVILGAHNVRRLERTQQRIPVLRAIPHPRYNPQNNWNDIMLLQLRSRVRRNRAVRPVALPQTHSRLSPGTLCTVAGWGLVGLNRRTDMLQDVWIRVQRGEECRRRFMLYTGRTQICVGDPREGKSAFLGDSGGPLVCNNVAQGIVSYGNSIGTPPAVFTRISSFLPWIRRTMRHFQEWGLE